The following are encoded together in the Paludisphaera mucosa genome:
- the csrA gene encoding carbon storage regulator CsrA gives MLVLSRHRDESIIIGDDIVITVVDIRGDKVRLGIAAPIEISVHRQEVYEAIQRENRQASRLEPQEARQIERLNPPVRRDLRRTRSDEV, from the coding sequence ATGCTGGTCCTGTCCCGACACCGCGACGAGAGTATCATCATCGGTGACGACATCGTCATCACCGTGGTCGATATTCGGGGCGATAAGGTCCGCTTGGGGATCGCGGCCCCCATCGAGATCTCCGTACACCGCCAGGAAGTGTACGAGGCGATCCAACGCGAGAACCGTCAGGCGAGCCGACTGGAACCCCAGGAAGCCCGCCAGATCGAACGCCTCAACCCGCCCGTCCGGCGCGACCTGCGTCGCACTCGGTCCGACGAGGTCTGA
- a CDS encoding FHA domain-containing protein: MKAELIPDNGDPPITITRDVTVVGRRDADVVIDHPSMSKRHCVLVKTDGLLVIRDLITTNGTKVKGQKIRWAALLPGDRIAFGGYKLRVYLGPDDAMAPSELYLRRAGKVAELKQAKEALREADPKQPQRFGSFAAPSLEDMPSSASFDDLAPPPSGESSAGHAFVDDDSIIDLD; the protein is encoded by the coding sequence ATGAAAGCCGAACTGATCCCCGACAACGGCGACCCCCCGATCACGATCACGCGCGACGTGACGGTCGTGGGCCGCCGCGACGCCGACGTGGTCATCGACCACCCCAGCATGTCGAAACGGCACTGCGTGCTCGTCAAGACCGACGGCCTGCTCGTGATTCGCGACCTGATCACCACCAACGGCACGAAGGTGAAGGGGCAGAAGATCCGCTGGGCCGCCCTCCTGCCGGGCGACCGCATCGCCTTCGGCGGCTACAAGCTGCGGGTCTACCTGGGGCCGGACGACGCCATGGCACCGTCCGAACTCTACCTCAGGCGCGCCGGCAAGGTCGCCGAGCTGAAGCAGGCCAAGGAGGCGCTCCGCGAGGCCGACCCCAAGCAGCCTCAACGCTTCGGCTCGTTCGCCGCCCCGTCGCTCGAAGACATGCCCAGCAGCGCCTCGTTCGACGACCTCGCCCCGCCCCCCTCCGGCGAGTCGAGCGCCGGCCACGCCTTCGTCGACGACGACTCGATCATCGACCTCGACTGA
- the fliW gene encoding flagellar assembly protein FliW, with protein sequence MNIITTRFGLIQAPESEIYRIPEGLLGFRSYTQFLHLPDPVVSGLSWLQSATAPDLAFGLVAPPLAVGDYRIEIRPGDRAALELADERAAMIYVVLSRGGAGGLTVNLQGPLVFNPVRRLGRQLVLTSSRYPVRYPLETGSSNQSPTLLPGLTPLRATA encoded by the coding sequence GTGAACATCATCACGACCCGTTTCGGTCTGATCCAGGCCCCGGAATCGGAGATCTACCGGATTCCCGAGGGCCTGCTGGGGTTCCGTTCGTACACGCAGTTCCTCCACCTCCCGGATCCGGTCGTCTCGGGCCTCTCGTGGCTGCAAAGCGCGACGGCGCCCGACCTGGCCTTCGGCCTGGTCGCCCCCCCGCTGGCGGTCGGCGACTACCGGATCGAGATCCGTCCCGGTGATCGGGCGGCGTTGGAACTGGCCGACGAACGGGCCGCGATGATCTACGTCGTCCTGAGCCGAGGCGGCGCGGGGGGGTTGACCGTCAACCTCCAGGGCCCGCTCGTGTTCAATCCCGTCCGTCGACTGGGGAGGCAGCTCGTCCTCACCTCCAGCCGGTACCCGGTGCGGTATCCGCTGGAGACGGGCTCGTCGAACCAGTCCCCGACCCTGCTGCCCGGCCTGACGCCGTTGCGAGCGACGGCGTGA
- a CDS encoding ATP-dependent 6-phosphofructokinase, translating into MLTLRPQDLDIASLGPCLIPSPLIRLQDDGFIADSSRIRLEHRVGPGVDKLAAFTLEEAGPRRDIFFDPAKTCAAVVTCGGLSPGLNNVIRSVYSELSYNYEVPRILGVRDGYMGLNPIAGQPLVEMTPGFVDHIHDLGGTVLGSSRGPQEPAVIVDTLVRESIDVLFCVGGDGTQRGALGIAEEVRRRGLKKAIVGIPKTIDNDIEFVYTSFGYYTALEKAQEVLRGGHVEARCAPNGIGLVKLMGRHAGYIAAGAALASQDANFVLIPEIPFQLEGEGGFLEALERRILHKNHALVVVAEGAGQDLFDADSVGRDASGNARLQDIGLFLREKILAYFRSRAIEVNLKYIDPSYFIRSVPANPSDRILSDQMARMAVHAGMAGKTDLLIGSMHNELIHVPIATAVARRKCLDTRSDLWTAVMRATGQPNW; encoded by the coding sequence ATGTTGACGCTGCGGCCCCAGGACCTGGACATCGCGTCGCTCGGCCCCTGCCTGATCCCCTCGCCCCTGATCCGGCTCCAGGACGACGGATTCATCGCGGATTCGAGCCGGATCCGCCTTGAGCACCGGGTCGGGCCGGGGGTCGACAAGCTCGCGGCGTTCACCCTGGAAGAGGCCGGCCCGCGCCGCGACATCTTCTTCGACCCCGCGAAGACGTGCGCGGCGGTCGTGACGTGCGGCGGGCTCTCGCCGGGCCTCAACAACGTCATCCGTTCGGTCTATTCCGAGCTGTCGTACAACTACGAGGTCCCGCGGATCCTGGGCGTCCGCGACGGCTACATGGGCCTCAATCCGATCGCCGGCCAGCCGCTCGTCGAGATGACGCCGGGCTTCGTCGACCACATCCACGACCTGGGCGGGACCGTGCTGGGCTCGTCGCGCGGCCCGCAGGAGCCGGCCGTCATCGTCGATACGTTGGTCCGCGAGTCGATCGACGTCCTCTTCTGCGTCGGCGGCGACGGCACGCAGCGCGGGGCGCTCGGCATCGCCGAGGAGGTCCGCCGTCGGGGCCTCAAGAAGGCGATCGTCGGCATCCCCAAGACGATCGACAACGACATCGAATTCGTCTACACCTCGTTCGGCTACTACACCGCCCTCGAGAAGGCCCAGGAGGTGCTCCGCGGCGGCCACGTCGAGGCCCGCTGCGCCCCCAACGGGATCGGCCTGGTCAAGCTCATGGGCCGCCACGCCGGCTACATCGCCGCCGGCGCGGCGCTCGCCAGCCAGGACGCGAACTTCGTCCTCATCCCCGAGATCCCCTTCCAGCTGGAAGGCGAGGGGGGCTTCCTCGAAGCGCTGGAGCGGCGGATCCTCCACAAGAACCACGCGCTCGTGGTCGTCGCCGAAGGGGCCGGGCAGGACCTGTTCGACGCCGACTCCGTCGGGCGCGACGCCTCCGGCAACGCCCGCCTCCAGGACATCGGTCTTTTCCTCCGGGAGAAGATCCTCGCCTACTTCCGGTCGCGCGCGATCGAGGTCAACCTCAAGTACATCGACCCCAGCTATTTCATCAGGTCGGTGCCGGCGAACCCGTCGGATCGGATCCTCAGCGACCAGATGGCGCGCATGGCCGTCCACGCCGGGATGGCCGGAAAGACCGACCTGCTCATCGGCTCCATGCACAACGAGCTGATCCACGTCCCGATCGCCACGGCGGTCGCGCGACGGAAATGCCTGGACACCCGCAGCGACCTTTGGACCGCCGTCATGCGCGCGACGGGCCAGCCCAACTGGTGA
- a CDS encoding exo-alpha-sialidase, with translation MAGWISRSAVFVGCWIVAVSVGAAEPADRIELDERTRARCLVILREGLDSAEFWPSMHAAEALSAEGLGDEVRGALGPKLAGERDAQHRCGLARELARAGDLAAVRVLHEVLASPDAYGHAHACESLFKVGEIGDGVLLRRAMAAREFSLESLMAAAALARWGNPKAFTVLRAATRLDDEVNARTAAWILARVGDSSDLPALRAGRDRFSAPLTRTYFEHALAALGDDEGGEALVRNMAHEAAAVRVQAAEFAHVARSTGVKEPLRGLLADPVLDVRIRAADALLRLARPGPAGRGDEFAVDVFPADEAHPRYSEGSVVVLRDGRLLYATTEFDASSSDFAKARIVAVESLDEGRTWGPKRVLQENVGGMNVMSATLRRLQPGASREGPIGFLFLRKNSHSDLHAFLRISEDEGATFGPPVQVTTIPGYHVVNNDRLTVQSTGRLVVPAASAADVVKSDHFAASCFLSDDRGKTWRRSRTAVDYAKRGAMEPEVLELENGRLLMHFRTQLGHVAVSESADGGETWSEANSWGVSAPEAPATLRRIPSTGDLLLTWNNSVRVGADHGGRRTPLTAAVSADEGKTWSRPVSIEPDPSQTYAYTSVAFHRGRALLTYYVGPDSGDRLSSRFRSIPIARFYSRVGGE, from the coding sequence ATGGCCGGCTGGATCTCGCGGAGCGCCGTTTTCGTCGGATGCTGGATCGTCGCCGTTTCGGTCGGCGCGGCCGAGCCGGCGGACCGTATCGAACTCGACGAGAGGACGCGGGCCCGCTGCCTGGTGATCCTGCGCGAGGGGCTGGACTCGGCCGAGTTCTGGCCGTCGATGCACGCGGCCGAGGCGCTTTCGGCCGAGGGCCTCGGCGACGAGGTCCGCGGGGCGCTCGGGCCGAAGCTGGCGGGCGAGCGCGACGCGCAGCATCGTTGCGGCCTGGCCCGCGAGCTGGCCCGCGCCGGCGACCTCGCGGCGGTTCGCGTGCTCCACGAGGTCCTGGCCAGTCCCGACGCTTACGGTCACGCCCACGCCTGCGAGAGCCTGTTCAAGGTGGGGGAAATCGGCGACGGCGTGCTCCTTCGTCGTGCGATGGCGGCGCGGGAATTCTCGCTGGAATCGCTGATGGCGGCCGCGGCGCTCGCTCGGTGGGGGAATCCGAAAGCGTTCACCGTGCTCCGAGCGGCGACGCGTCTCGACGACGAGGTCAACGCCCGCACCGCCGCCTGGATCCTGGCGCGGGTCGGCGACTCTTCCGACCTGCCTGCGCTGCGGGCCGGCCGAGATCGATTCTCGGCCCCGCTCACCCGCACCTACTTCGAGCACGCCCTGGCCGCCCTGGGCGACGACGAAGGGGGAGAGGCCCTCGTCCGCAACATGGCCCACGAAGCCGCGGCGGTCCGCGTGCAGGCCGCCGAGTTCGCCCACGTTGCGCGGTCGACCGGGGTGAAAGAACCTCTGCGGGGACTGCTGGCCGACCCTGTCCTCGACGTCCGCATCCGCGCCGCGGACGCGCTCCTGAGACTGGCGCGGCCGGGGCCCGCCGGGCGCGGCGACGAGTTCGCGGTCGACGTCTTCCCGGCCGACGAGGCGCATCCTCGCTACAGCGAGGGTTCCGTGGTCGTTCTGCGGGACGGACGGCTCCTCTATGCGACGACGGAGTTCGACGCCAGCTCCTCCGATTTCGCGAAGGCCCGGATCGTCGCCGTCGAGTCGCTCGACGAGGGCCGGACCTGGGGCCCGAAGCGCGTCCTCCAGGAGAACGTCGGCGGCATGAACGTGATGTCGGCGACCCTCCGGCGGCTGCAGCCGGGCGCGAGCCGCGAAGGGCCGATCGGATTCCTCTTCCTGAGGAAGAACTCGCACTCGGACCTCCACGCCTTCTTGCGGATCTCCGAGGACGAGGGGGCGACGTTCGGCCCGCCCGTCCAGGTCACGACGATCCCCGGCTATCACGTCGTGAACAACGACCGGTTGACCGTCCAGTCGACGGGCCGGCTGGTCGTCCCGGCGGCGTCGGCGGCCGACGTCGTGAAGAGCGACCATTTCGCCGCGTCGTGCTTCCTGTCGGACGACCGGGGGAAGACCTGGCGCCGGAGCCGGACGGCCGTCGACTACGCGAAACGAGGCGCGATGGAGCCCGAAGTCTTGGAGTTGGAAAACGGGCGGCTCCTGATGCACTTCCGCACCCAACTCGGCCATGTCGCCGTCAGCGAGTCGGCCGACGGCGGCGAGACCTGGTCGGAGGCGAACTCCTGGGGCGTGTCAGCCCCCGAGGCTCCCGCCACGCTGAGGCGGATCCCCTCGACGGGCGACCTCCTGCTCACCTGGAACAACTCCGTCCGCGTCGGCGCGGATCACGGCGGCCGGCGCACGCCGCTGACGGCGGCCGTCTCGGCCGACGAGGGGAAGACGTGGTCGCGGCCGGTCTCGATCGAGCCGGACCCGAGCCAGACGTACGCGTACACGAGCGTCGCATTCCACCGCGGGCGGGCGTTGCTGACGTATTACGTCGGCCCCGACTCGGGAGATCGGCTGTCTTCGCGCTTCCGTTCCATCCCGATCGCCCGGTTCTACTCGCGGGTCGGGGGGGAATGA